The Rattus rattus isolate New Zealand chromosome 1, Rrattus_CSIRO_v1, whole genome shotgun sequence genome includes a region encoding these proteins:
- the Mycl gene encoding protein L-Myc isoform X1, translating into MCVCAGCRASPSRRGAAPLQVAGGGSEGADMDFDSYQHYFYDYDCGEDFYRSTAPSEDIWKKFELVPSPPTSPPWGSGPGAVDPASGISPGEPWPGGGAGDEAESRGHSKAWGRNYASIIRRDCMWSGFSARERLERVVSDRLAPGVPRGNPPKAPATPDGTPSLEASNPAPATQCQLGEPKTQACSGSESPSDSEGEEIDVVTVEKRRSLDIRKPVTITVRADPLDPCMKHFHISIHQQQHNYAARFPPESCSQDGDPEPGAQEEALEIEAPKEKEEEEEEEEEEEIVSPPPVENEAPQSCHPKPVSSDTEDVTKRKNHNFLERKRRNDLRSRFLALRDQVPTLASCSKAPKVVILSKALEYLQALVGAEKKMATEKRQLRCRQQQLQKRIAYLSGY; encoded by the exons atgtgtgtgtgtgcgggctGCCGGGCTTCCCCGAGCCGGCGGGGAGCCGCTCCGCTCCAGGTGGCGGGCGGCGGGAGCGAG GGAGCGGACATGGACTTCGACTCGTATCAGCACTATTTCTACGACTATGACTGCGGAGAGGATTTCTACCGCTCCACGGCGCCCAGCGAGGACATCTGGAAGAAATTCGAGCTGGTGCCGTCGCCCCCCACGTCGCCGCCCTGGGGCTCCGGTCCCGGCGCCGTGGACCCTGCCTCTGGGATTAGTCCCGGGGAGCCGTGGCCAGGAGGGGGTGCCGGGGACGAGGCGGAATCTCGGGGCCATTCGAAAGCTTGGGGCAGGAATTATGCTTCCATCATTCGCCGTGACTGCATGTGGAGCGGCTTCTCTGCCCGGGAACGGCTGGAGAGAGTGGTGAGCGACAGGCTGGCCCCAGGAGTGCCCCGGGGGAACCCGCCCAAAGCGCCCGCTACCCCGGACGGCACTCCTAGTCTGGAAGCCAGTAACCCGGCGCCCGCCACCCAGTGTCAGCTGGGCGAGCCCAAGACTCAGGCCTGCTCCGGGTCGGAGAGCCCCAGCGATTCCG AAGGCGAGGAGATCGACGTGGTGACGGTGGAGAAGAGACGATCCCTGGACATCCGAAAGCCAGTCACCATCACAGTGCGAGCAGACCCCCTGGACCCCTGCATGAAACACTTCCACATCTCTATCCACCAACAGCAGCACAACTATGCTGCCCGTTTTCCTCCAGAGAGCTGCTCTCAAGACGGGGATCCTGAGCCAGGTGCCCAGGAAGAGGCTCTGGAGATAGAAGCTcccaaggagaaagaggaggaggaggaggaagaggaggaagaagagattgtGAGCCCCCCACCTGTAGAAAATGAGGCTCCCCAGTCCTGCCACCCCAAACCTGTCAGTTCTGACACTGAGGACGTGACCAAGAGGAAGAACCATAACTTCTTAGAACGAAAAAGGAGGAATGACCTCCGCTCACGGTTCCTGGCCCTGCGGGACCAGGTTCCCACCCTGGCCAGCTGCTCTAAGGCCCCCAAAGTCGTGATCCTAAGCAAGGCATTAGAATACTTGCAGGCTTTGGTGGGGGCTGAAAAGAAAATGGCTACGGAGAAAAGGCAACTCCGGTGTCGGCAACAGCAACTGCAGAAAAGAATCGCGTACCTCAGTGGCTACTAA
- the Mycl gene encoding protein L-Myc isoform X3 translates to MDFDSYQHYFYDYDCGEDFYRSTAPSEDIWKKFELVPSPPTSPPWGSGPGAVDPASGISPGEPWPGGGAGDEAESRGHSKAWGRNYASIIRRDCMWSGFSARERLERVVSDRLAPGVPRGNPPKAPATPDGTPSLEASNPAPATQCQLGEPKTQACSGSESPSDSEGEEIDVVTVEKRRSLDIRKPVTITVRADPLDPCMKHFHISIHQQQHNYAARFPPESCSQDGDPEPGAQEEALEIEAPKEKEEEEEEEEEEEIVSPPPVENEAPQSCHPKPVSSDTEDVTKRKNHNFLERKRRNDLRSRFLALRDQVPTLASCSKAPKVVILSKALEYLQALVGAEKKMATEKRQLRCRQQQLQKRIAYLSGY, encoded by the exons ATGGACTTCGACTCGTATCAGCACTATTTCTACGACTATGACTGCGGAGAGGATTTCTACCGCTCCACGGCGCCCAGCGAGGACATCTGGAAGAAATTCGAGCTGGTGCCGTCGCCCCCCACGTCGCCGCCCTGGGGCTCCGGTCCCGGCGCCGTGGACCCTGCCTCTGGGATTAGTCCCGGGGAGCCGTGGCCAGGAGGGGGTGCCGGGGACGAGGCGGAATCTCGGGGCCATTCGAAAGCTTGGGGCAGGAATTATGCTTCCATCATTCGCCGTGACTGCATGTGGAGCGGCTTCTCTGCCCGGGAACGGCTGGAGAGAGTGGTGAGCGACAGGCTGGCCCCAGGAGTGCCCCGGGGGAACCCGCCCAAAGCGCCCGCTACCCCGGACGGCACTCCTAGTCTGGAAGCCAGTAACCCGGCGCCCGCCACCCAGTGTCAGCTGGGCGAGCCCAAGACTCAGGCCTGCTCCGGGTCGGAGAGCCCCAGCGATTCCG AAGGCGAGGAGATCGACGTGGTGACGGTGGAGAAGAGACGATCCCTGGACATCCGAAAGCCAGTCACCATCACAGTGCGAGCAGACCCCCTGGACCCCTGCATGAAACACTTCCACATCTCTATCCACCAACAGCAGCACAACTATGCTGCCCGTTTTCCTCCAGAGAGCTGCTCTCAAGACGGGGATCCTGAGCCAGGTGCCCAGGAAGAGGCTCTGGAGATAGAAGCTcccaaggagaaagaggaggaggaggaggaagaggaggaagaagagattgtGAGCCCCCCACCTGTAGAAAATGAGGCTCCCCAGTCCTGCCACCCCAAACCTGTCAGTTCTGACACTGAGGACGTGACCAAGAGGAAGAACCATAACTTCTTAGAACGAAAAAGGAGGAATGACCTCCGCTCACGGTTCCTGGCCCTGCGGGACCAGGTTCCCACCCTGGCCAGCTGCTCTAAGGCCCCCAAAGTCGTGATCCTAAGCAAGGCATTAGAATACTTGCAGGCTTTGGTGGGGGCTGAAAAGAAAATGGCTACGGAGAAAAGGCAACTCCGGTGTCGGCAACAGCAACTGCAGAAAAGAATCGCGTACCTCAGTGGCTACTAA
- the Mycl gene encoding protein L-Myc isoform X2 — translation MCVCAGCRASPSRRGAAPLQVAGGGSEGADMDFDSYQHYFYDYDCGEDFYRSTAPSEDIWKKFELVPSPPTSPPWGSGPGAVDPASGISPGEPWPGGGAGDEAESRGHSKAWGRNYASIIRRDCMWSGFSARERLERVVSDRLAPGVPRGNPPKAPATPDGTPSLEASNPAPATQCQLGEPKTQACSGSESPSDSGEEIDVVTVEKRRSLDIRKPVTITVRADPLDPCMKHFHISIHQQQHNYAARFPPESCSQDGDPEPGAQEEALEIEAPKEKEEEEEEEEEEEIVSPPPVENEAPQSCHPKPVSSDTEDVTKRKNHNFLERKRRNDLRSRFLALRDQVPTLASCSKAPKVVILSKALEYLQALVGAEKKMATEKRQLRCRQQQLQKRIAYLSGY, via the exons atgtgtgtgtgtgcgggctGCCGGGCTTCCCCGAGCCGGCGGGGAGCCGCTCCGCTCCAGGTGGCGGGCGGCGGGAGCGAG GGAGCGGACATGGACTTCGACTCGTATCAGCACTATTTCTACGACTATGACTGCGGAGAGGATTTCTACCGCTCCACGGCGCCCAGCGAGGACATCTGGAAGAAATTCGAGCTGGTGCCGTCGCCCCCCACGTCGCCGCCCTGGGGCTCCGGTCCCGGCGCCGTGGACCCTGCCTCTGGGATTAGTCCCGGGGAGCCGTGGCCAGGAGGGGGTGCCGGGGACGAGGCGGAATCTCGGGGCCATTCGAAAGCTTGGGGCAGGAATTATGCTTCCATCATTCGCCGTGACTGCATGTGGAGCGGCTTCTCTGCCCGGGAACGGCTGGAGAGAGTGGTGAGCGACAGGCTGGCCCCAGGAGTGCCCCGGGGGAACCCGCCCAAAGCGCCCGCTACCCCGGACGGCACTCCTAGTCTGGAAGCCAGTAACCCGGCGCCCGCCACCCAGTGTCAGCTGGGCGAGCCCAAGACTCAGGCCTGCTCCGGGTCGGAGAGCCCCAGCGATTCCG GCGAGGAGATCGACGTGGTGACGGTGGAGAAGAGACGATCCCTGGACATCCGAAAGCCAGTCACCATCACAGTGCGAGCAGACCCCCTGGACCCCTGCATGAAACACTTCCACATCTCTATCCACCAACAGCAGCACAACTATGCTGCCCGTTTTCCTCCAGAGAGCTGCTCTCAAGACGGGGATCCTGAGCCAGGTGCCCAGGAAGAGGCTCTGGAGATAGAAGCTcccaaggagaaagaggaggaggaggaggaagaggaggaagaagagattgtGAGCCCCCCACCTGTAGAAAATGAGGCTCCCCAGTCCTGCCACCCCAAACCTGTCAGTTCTGACACTGAGGACGTGACCAAGAGGAAGAACCATAACTTCTTAGAACGAAAAAGGAGGAATGACCTCCGCTCACGGTTCCTGGCCCTGCGGGACCAGGTTCCCACCCTGGCCAGCTGCTCTAAGGCCCCCAAAGTCGTGATCCTAAGCAAGGCATTAGAATACTTGCAGGCTTTGGTGGGGGCTGAAAAGAAAATGGCTACGGAGAAAAGGCAACTCCGGTGTCGGCAACAGCAACTGCAGAAAAGAATCGCGTACCTCAGTGGCTACTAA